From Leishmania major strain Friedlin complete genome, chromosome 8:
ATGCATGcgtggctctctctctctttgcttcTTGGGTGGGTAGTAACccgtcgtcggcgtgcgTACGCGAGTCTGTGCGCGCGGGATGGTGTTGTGGCATGTGTAACATGCACCTGTTGCGTTGATGTGTTGTTGCATGATGAATTGGACAGGCGCCGGCATgcgaggcgaagaagaacGGCATCGCACTTGTTGGAGAGGAAAGCTGCCGACGAGCCGGCATTCTcgtctcctcccccaccccccaccccccggCGAGAATGTGAGAGGGCGCGGCGGACGCCGAGCGATAcacctccctcttcccctttctcCTCGGCAGAGCTGCGTGCTGCTACTGCGGCCGCTCTCAGGATCTCGTTCGGGGCGTGCGGTGGTCACCCCGCGCGCGAGCCCGCAAGTAGACACTCTCGCTGGTCAACCGCCTCACCGGCTTCTCCCTCGCTCGTTCCATacctttccctcccctcgcGCCATCATCCTATCTGGCAGCTATCACCAGCCCCATActcctccgccaccagcgacgcGCACTTTATCGAGTTCTTTGCACTGAAAGCATCACACAACTCcacgcccccaccccctccctatCCCCCAAGCACCCCAATCCTCCCCCACTCCGAATGTTCGGCCGCGCCCCGATGAAggccgccacggccaccgctgccgtcgggTTTTCGTGCCTGTGCTACCATACCCTTCCTCATCTTCGGTACCCGGCCGAGCTGCCGACGCTTGGCTTCAACTATAAGGACGGCATCCAGCCCGTCATGAGCCCCCGTCAGCTGGAGCTGCACTACAGCAAGCACCACAGCGCGTACGTGGACAAGTTGAACACGCTCGGCAAGGGCTATGAGGGGAAGACGATTGAGGAGATCATCTTGGCGACCACCGGCATCAATGAAAGCAAGGTCATGTTCAACCAGGCCGCCCAGCACTTCAACCATTCCTTCTTCTGGAAGTGCTTGTCGCCTGGTGGCAAGCCGATGCCGAAGACGCTCGAGAATGCAATCGCGAAGCAGTTCGGAAGCGTCGACGACTTCATGGTGTCCTTCCAGCAGGCCGGCGTGAACAACTTTGGCTCTGGCTGGACGTGGCTCTGCGTCGATCCCCAGACGAAGGAGCTGCTCATCGACAGCACGAGCAACGCGGGCTGCCCGCTGACCTCTGGCTTGCGCCCCATCTTCACAGCTGATGTATGGGAGCATGCCTACTACAAGGACTTCGAGAACCGTCGCGCGGACTACCTGAAAGAGCTCTGGCAGATCGTCGACTGGGAATTTGTCTGCCATATGTATGAGAGGGCCACGAAGTAAGAGAGGCGTGCGAGCATCTCTACCGAATATGTTGGGGTTAGGAAGGGAAGGACCGAGAGATGCACGCGCGTCCAGTATCCGCGTAGACGCGAGGGGTGTGCGCGGAACGATGAATGACGGAGGCCATGGCAGatggcacacacgcgcacgcaatGAGGTGTTGGACGCGCTGGTACTGGCGACAATGGCAGACATGCGGCGAGAGCTCATCTAATGGCCgcccgccaccgtcgccgctccCACAACCTCGTGAGTGTCGGTTGGTTGGTGCCAGCGCGGCCCTCTCTCCCGCGTCTCCCTCGCTTCCGCTCTCTTCCGTCTCTCAtgctgtgtgcatgtgcgcagAAACAGTGGTAGCGCATCTTTTGCCTGCCTCCGGCCGCCttcaccacacacacacacacacacacacacacacacacgcacacgcacacgcacacacacacacacacacacacacgcacacacacagacacagacgccAACGCTGCTCCTCTACGTTCCTCGTCTGCGACCGGTGCCGTCACCCCAATCCCTGCCGCCTTCTAGTCGTCTGTTTGTTTGCCgttcgcccctcctccccacccccaccccttcctgACCAAGCCAGCGGTCAGCGTGTGATGCGCACGTGGAGGAGCAGCCTCGCCGCccttttctctgtctctctgtgcgcgcggggcgggcgggtgggtgggtaggtgGCGTGCACAGGGAAGGTGTGTAGGCCGGTTGGAAGGAGTCACGACTTGCAACCATGTTGCCCTATTCTGTAGACATACAGACATGACGTAATGGGCGCGTGCGTACTCGACACTTGAGGATCTTGCTGCTGATCACcaccacatacacgcacagagagcaagagagagagagtctGCGCATCCTTCTCTCCTACGTTAACGACCGCCCGCACCTTACCTTTTACATCTTACCACTTCCCAACGTTACGTGTGCCCGTTGTCGCGTTGCTTGCTGGATTATTTTTAAagccccttccttccttccctccccctccctcttctcccccacTCCACTCCACCTTCAAATCACACTCCACTGCACTTCACATGCTCACGTGCGGCTCGTCTCATCGTACCTTTCGTGCTGCCACTCCCCCCGCTGATCATGGAGGacgaagggaaggaggggggctccccccccctccgcgcATGGCACCTCAGGGGCCAGCACATCCCCATTCGCTGTGGACCAATGCCAAGCAGAGCCACACCCCTCTCTGCCAAATGGCCGCgccgcttctggtggtggtgacaaCAGGGCCAAGCGCCTGCGACCTAGCAAGCGTCTGAGCGATGGTTCGCCGCGGGTGTTGACGGTCAGGTCccctggatggcgctgcatcggcgcaagctgcggctgcgcacacgcgtcggTGTCACCCATGTGATGGACAGTGTGCCAGTGCGACTCGAACGCGTCTCACAAGGCccactgctggtgtggggagccaGGGTGTCACGCCGAGGAGAATGCACGAGGTATGGCGACTGGCATGACTGGCAGCGGCTgtggggcgacctgcgaggcgggtATGGCTCGAGTGTGAGGCAGGGACCGTGCTCCGgtagctgtgtgtgtgttggggggggggggctgaggaggaggggggagggcgcgtTGTTATGAATGCAGCGGCTTCTGAGAGCCCAGGTGGGCTCGtgctacccccccccctccacacacacacttcccCTGTTATTCCCTCGGCTGCTCGCTCCTTCGACGTTTCGTCCCACACACGCTGCAACTGCCGTTCACTCATCCATCCATCCATCCATCCCCCTCGTCCTCTCGTTGTCTATTTCGGCCTTCTGCGCATGTGTTTGCCTTCCCGCCTCCAACCTCGAAGACGAGGCTGGTGAAACACGCGCGTGAATACGCGTGTACTTGTCAGCACACAGCCGCAGCCCCGGCAGCCACCGAAAGCGACGACACAAGCACATAAGCAAGCAGCGTCTCACCTCCTCAGCGCCAGCCGTGCATTGATGGCCGACACTGGGGGCTCCAGCACGTTTTGtgacgaggcgccggcggcggccgtgagGCCCACCGCAGATGTtacggtgccgcagcggaggaggcacacgacgcagctgctgcgcaagttCACAGAGTGCCGCACCCTCTTCATGTGCTGCGACATTCAGGAAAAGCTGGCAGACAAGATCCTTGGCTTCAACGAGACCATCCGCGTCACAAACAACATAACCCTCTTCTGTGAGATGCTGGGCGCGACGTACTGCAACGTGTTAGCCACGGTGCAGTACCCGGCTGGTTTGGGGCCACTCTACCACGAGATCCAGCTGCCGCCCAATGCCCCCGTGTTCCCGAAGATGGAGCCATCGATGTTGTTGCCCGAAGTCCTGCCGTACCTCTACGGTGACGCGGAGCACGGCATTCTGCCGGTGCAGCAAGTAGTGCTTTGGGGGTACGAGACACACATCTGCATCATGCAAACCGcggacgagctgctgcgccgcggcttTCGCGTAGCGATCGCGACGGACGgctgtgcggcgcagcggcgcctcgaTCACGACGTCGCCATCATGGAAATGTCCAAGTGGGCGGGGCTGCTGTTGACAAATTCTATCGGCGTATACACGATGATCGTACGCGTCGACGACATCGTATGGAAGCCAGTGATGCAGCTTATTCAAGATGGCGCGCACGCGTTCAAGCGGCCATACAAGCGCTCCGAGGACCcaacggtgccgctgcaggagcgcgaGCGTCAATCGTGACGCTGCGGTGACGGACTAAATTGAAGGTAGAGATGATGGCACCACGAGGATGAGGGCGCAGCGGCCAGCGTTTCCGTGTCGTCGCCATGCCGACGTCGTGACGGTGTCGTGCACTGGctcctgcacacacacacacacacacacacacacacgcagacgtgtgtcgctgttgttttgtgtgtgtgtgtgtgtgtgcttgcgctccctctttctctctccagcTCGCTCACTTCTATCTACCTCGCACACgccacctcctgcgctgTCGCGTGTTGCGCATATTCGGTTGGACGCACGCCTCCTGTCTCCCTGCTGcaacccctcccctcccccatcgcctcgcctcctcccccccccccctccctccatgCATCGCTCTGCGGCACGCGGTGGTTCATGAGAGGCGGGtagggggggaggcgagggaggaagcggAAGCGATGGTGCTTTGTCTTGTTTATGTGctcgtgtgtctgtgtgtaaAGGCCGTCATGCTCGTGTGCTTACCTGCTCATGCCATCAAGTATCATCCCATTTCGCCCAGCCGCATCCTCCGGCTCCACGCCGCTCTCTTacaaacgcacacgcacgcacacacacacacacacacacacaccttctcgctctcgctgcgcCCGCCGTCCGTCTTCACGGGAGCACTGCTACCGTGATGGCGCCCTCGAGCCCTGCGCATGGCctctgcggaggcggcgaagtgTCAGGGGGAAAGAGCAGAGTTTGCTTGACACGCAAGAACATGCACCACAGGCGGTCAATGCGACCACGAATggctgcggcgcacgcaTGGAAGAGGTGCTCGCATATTCCGAGGACGCGGGCAGTCGGTGGACAGCGACATTTCGgtgtacgcgcgtgtgcgcgtttGGTGGccaggggcggggggggggctgctggTTCTTCGTCGCTGCGGGAAGGGGGGGAGTCTGGTGGCTCGACCTCACGCAACGCGCGATGCCTCCAGCTGCCGGTGGAGTACGCGGCAGTGTGCGGTTTTCCGGCGCACGATGAGCGGATTTCCCGTCTCGCAGGCGTGCGGGTTCACGgctccctttctttttctctcagtttgtgtgtgtctgtgtgtgtgtgttgacGGGGGAtggcagccccccccccctccacacacacacacaaaccccGCCGCAATGCGCACATGCATCACTCACCGACTCCACTCCTGCTCTCCGCTTCtctcgcggcggtgcgtggaCTTCTACTCGGAGTCGTCTGCGCTGCCACGccaacacaaacacacgttCTCTACACACCagaacgcacgcacaggcccccctcccccccccatgACCACGCTCTCTGCGCACTCGCGGTTGATTCAGAAGTTCGACACCTGTCGGACGGCCTTCATGCTGTGCCGcgtgcacctgcgcgcgGACCCGCACAGCTCGAGCCTCCACAATGTCGTGCACGCGACGAACGCGATGGCGGCCGTGAATCAGCTGCTCGGACCGGAGCGGTCTGTGTTTGTCgcgacggaggtgcagcCGCAAGGCGTCGGCCACAGCTGCCACGGCATCCAGCTGCCAGAGGACGCCATCATCGCTGAGAACGTGAGGACATCGATGTTGGTGCCAaaggtgcggctgcacattctcggcgacgccgagCGTGGCATTCCGCCTGTACAGCAGGTGGTTATCTGGGGCTACGAGACGTGCGGCTGCATCTTGCAGACCGCTGACGATCTTCTCACCCACGGcgtccgcgtcgccgtcctTGTTGACGGGTGCGCCTCGCGAACGAAGGAGGTGCACGACACGGCGGTGTTGCAGATATCCCGCTGGGATGGCTTGATGGTCACAACCGTGCCGTCTGCGGTAATGCAACTGACGCGATCCGATGCACGATTTGTCAAGCCCATCATCCAAATCATGAAGAAGTTTGCCGCCGACTGGTGCAccacgcagccgcggccggagctgcgcgaccggggagggagcggtgatggtgagaaggccaccgctgccagcgACGCCAGGGCCGTCCCGTCTGCGTtagccaccgccaccgccgcagacgcTATACTGGCCGCGAATTCGGCTTGCTGTAGAACGGAACACTGAGCACATCGGCAGTGTGATGCTGGTCGTGGTGGCGTGTGGGTGGACAATGATGAAGGGACGGGGCTCCCTTCTGCATGGGACATGAGGCAGAAcctctcctcgtcgtcgaaCTTTCGGCGGGGCGCGCATGTGCTGGCCATGACTGCGCGTCGTGCGGGGGTTGATGGCAAACacatgcgcgctgctgctgctgctgctgctgctgctttccgGTCTCCTCTGATGCCTTATTATGAGCAGGTCTCACCTGCTTgcttgctgccgcggctctctcgctcgctccccACGCACGGAGCACGCGGCATCCCCTgactcccccaccccctccctacccctctctctctccctgccctCTTCCATGGCAGCTATCGAAGTACGCTCGCTCGTGAAATCTGTGGCCGCCGCTCTGCCTCGACCTCTGACTTGTGGCGGTGAGGCAACCTGTCGGTAGCGCAGCAAGCAGCGAATACCGGCGAAACGTGCAACGCCTCTGTGCCGTGTGACTTCCCGCGTCCCGCTTCATGCTTCAATCGGCTCTTTAGACGCATTCACGCCCACGGACATGCGCACGCCCCATCGTCATTGCCACCCACGTCATCGTCTGCTGCGGCTAGCTTCACGCACTTGCGCGGCTGATGCCCACACCGTGCCTTacccttccccttcccacTCTTCCTATACTCGATACATCACACACGTCTACGTTCTCTGTGCACACATCTGCCGTGGcaccaacgcacacgcatgcgcgcaaTACATCTATGCGCGTCGATGCAGTCTCTGGCTCGCAccgatctctctctctctctctctctctcgacaTTCCTCGTCTGCCTCGCAATCCAAAGTGATCGCCTATACAGCCAGCCAACGCGGTCATTCGGATGGCCGCCATGGCGTCGCGCGCCCTCATCTCCTCGCCGTCACACCTGCTGCAGAAGTTTGACAGCTGCCGCACCATCTTCATGTGCTGCGATATCCAGGAAAAACTGCGCAACCGCATCCCCAACTTCCAGGCGGCCGTTGACGTGTCAAACTCGATGGCGACCATCCACAACACGCTGACGCCCAAGCACTCCACCTTTGTGGTGACGGAGCAGTACCCGAAAGGGGTGGGGCATGTTGCGAAGGACATCACGTTGCCTGAGGGTACCCCGGTGATCGAGAAGCTGCAGCCGTCGATGCTAGTGCCGGAAATGATGCCCTACATCGACGGTGACGCGGCGCGTGGCATCTTGCCGGTGCAGCAAGCGGTGCTGTGGGGTCACGAgacacacgtgtgcgtgcttcaGACGGCCGATGAGCTGCTGTCCCGCAACATCCGCGTGGCGGTGCTTGTGGACGGCTgcgcctcgcagcagcagctcgatCACGACGTAGCGATCCAGGAGATGGCGGGATGGGAGAACCTCACGCTGACAACCACCATCTCCGTTCTTTTGCAGCTGTCGCGTGGCGATCGCTGGATAAGGGGAGCCCTCATGAAAGTAGTGAAGCCAAAGTGGGCAGACCCCTCTCGCTTCCCGAGCCTCCCCGCGGACGGTGAGAGGCCGAAGGCGtgagggcgagagggagacggaggcAGACAACGCATAGCcaaggcgaaggagggagggaggggcacgTGACGTGGCCTTCAtggtgcgcgtgcgagtggggaggagagaagggtgTGCACACGATCTGGCGTGCATGCTTCTGTGAGATACAGTGATGTGGCGTGTAAAGCCCGGCATGGCTGTTCACGCCGCCCTTGCCCCACTGCCCCCTTCCCGCCAATGCCTccacatctctctctctctctctcgctaaCGGCTTCATTGCCTGCGTGGCAGCTGTCGACTGACGTCACGGAGCCTCCCTCCGCATCATCTGCTAGCGTCGTGCTGGTACCCCGCCCCTGCACCCTCTTCGGTGCGcgaagggggaaggagagcCCTTATTctcattttttttgttgctgttgccgttGAGCTCACGGTGCTCCCTATTTGACGATGCACGTGCGTCTTCGCCGACGCTCTGTCGCGCGTGCCTTCGGTCTTGCGATTGCTTCACAGACAGAATCGTACAATCGCCGCTCCTCACAACGGCATTTCTGGCGCCCCTACCCTCACGCACTCACGCGCGCTTGCTTGTTGCCGCAGACgggggagtggggagggTGCCGTGGTGCCGTCACCTCGCTCGTGGATTGCTCAAAAAATCAACGTTGATGCAAGCCGGTAGCCTCTCTGCACCTGCCTTTCTGCGCATTGCCACGGCCGGATGCTGCCGTCTACGTGCCCGCCTCTACTGGAACCTGCATCAACCGGACTTGtctccctcgctcttctctcttcgaCTTTCACGGACGCCTCTGCATGCGAAGAGAGCCTTGAACTCGCAGGTGTGACGCAGGCAGCCTACCGTGCTTCCACCCGTTGTCTCCGTAGTGCCTCATCCACGCGGCGGGACTCTGCGTCGCCATTGCCTCCGTCTTTCCGACGCTTCATTCTTCTGGACACCCCATCAACCCTGTGCCGCCCATAATGCAGGCGCAGATGATGCTCGGGCAGGCGCTCGAGCACTACGCGATGATGGACTTTGCCAACCTCGTGTTGGAGCAGTGCTGGGACATCTGCTACGACAGCCAGCTCACCCGCCCCGAactcgccggcggcgcgctgcctgATGTCAAGGCGCAGAAGATGGACGCCTGCGCGCGCAAGTGTGTCGCACGCCACTTTGAGGTGCTCACACTGCTGTCGGCAAcgcgcgagctgcgcgagaagGAGCGGATGCAGGGGCTTCCGCCCGGCACGCTGACGAGCATGTAGAAGGCGCAGCGCTTGTGAGTGATGTGTGCGCCGGTGcaggtgcacgtgtgcgtttGCTTTTGTGTGGTGCGCGTTGGGTGATTGGTGACGTCGTAAGCTAACAAGTGCGTCGTCTCTCTTCATGCCTATCCGCGTCGCTCCTTCTCTGTTGTCTGAGCAAGGGCGCGTGGCCAATAAGGGCCACTGGCGTTGTCGCCTGCCTCTGTCGCGGAGCAGTAGCGCCGATCTCTGGCGACAAGTgtgcgaggaggaagagtgagtgagggggtggggaatGGTGCGTGTATGCTACGCCTGCGAACTCCCGCCGCACTCCACCGAAGTGCACGCCGTCAACTTCCATCCTCCCTCATATCTGTGGCTGCACGgatgcgcatgcgcagccGCTGTACACGAGTATCCATCTTCTCTTCCTGCCTCTGCGTGATCTCACCTTCCTCGTCTGCTGCGGATGCCAGCACGCGTACAGGCGCATGTCTGCACACCCGCTTCCTCATCCAGCATCGTGGCAACAGACCCAAGCAAACGGGAAACGAAGCGGAGGGCAGCCACTGCCGTGCACTCCACGCCTtcgacagctgcagcgcacaacCGCTCGCTGgctctccgcgtgcgcctctctctctctctctctcggcgtgcgcgcggctgtGAGCCCGCCCTCACCAATAACGCTAACGACGGCGACATCTCGCTGTTCCTTTGTTCGTTTTTATAATCATCCTCATCTGGTTGCCCGCCACGGTGAATGGTGAGACACCTCACGAATCAACTCACGCGACTTGCTCGAAGCGGAGGCTGGAGTCTCTGCCTCGACCTCCTCCGGCGTGCCGTCACCGGCAAGGGCAACGCGTCATggaccgccgctgccgcgcgcctCGTGCTGGGCGagccgttgctgctcttgcAGTGCGTCTCGCAGCCATGCGCTCGCCAGAGACGGCAGgcgacggaggtgctgctgctgtgcaacgaggcgctgcgcgccactTTCATCGCTGCAGCTACACCGTCGCAGCCCTTTCCGATCACTCCAGGTGCAGGAAGCCAGCCATCCTCACCAGTCGATGCCTCCCCGGTCAAGCCAGCTGCGCGCGGGTGGCAGTGTGTCGTGCCGCGCTTGCTGGCGATATGTGCCACTCCCAAAAGCATCGACAGCGGTGATGCGCGACGAGCACTACGTCCCCTTTCcgcgacagccgcgccgcccggAGCGCATCTAGCCGGCACAAATTCGCATAACGCAGTCGCAACAGCCATCACACATGTGCGCGCAGGGGCCGGGCCGTGCGGGACTGCCGTTGACCCGTCGCTTGTCGAGAGGGCTCGCCggagagcagcgacggcagagcagcagcagcagggaggaGGTCTTAGCCGCATGCATGCCGGCATGCGTGGGCCATCGGCGGGGCATGCGCTCCGGGTTCACCGTACCGGCTCGCGCACCCCCACATGGTCACACAGGACGACCTATGCGACTCATGCGGGCAgcactcgcgcagcagcatcgatGTTCTTGCCCTGCTTTGTGGATGATGATGAGCGGCGCTCATCATGGGGTCACGAGTCGCTGTCCTCTCTTGGGCCCTCGTCATGGCCACAACAGCCTCGCGTGGCGCGGcgactcgctgctgcgtggcagcgcgcgtgtgccgaaTCGTACCGGCAAGCTCATGTGGGGCATCCCATGCGCACTGCTCGCCGAAGCTCGAGGTGTACGTGGGCCTTCGCAGCGGAAGCAGCACTGCGAGCGCACTTTCAGCGAGCCCTGCGCTGGCGATCGGAAACCGCAGCCCCGTCCGCGGGGGACGAAGAGctggcggcagaggcggagctgcgctcGATGGCGGCGTTCGTGGTGGAGACGTACGTGTCTCTGTGCAAAAAGCCGGCAAGCGGTTGTCGCCCAGGTGCTGCACTCATGCTAGCAACGCGTCATTCATGGGGCTCATCGGAGCTGCAGTGGAAGCTGCTTGTACTCCTCGTGCTCGCTGATGAGGTCTGTGCTGCGCTCGGTGACAGTGCTGCCTGCTCTACGCGCGCGTCGCATTGGGTGAGTGGGGTTAGCGAATTCTCTGCTGTGTACGAGTGCATCATCGTCGTGGCGGCTGCCCAGCTGTGCGCGCTGAGGCATGCAGGTTGTCAGAGAGATGTGGCTGGCGTCGCTGGCACAGACACAAGGCACAGCGAGGCGGACGCGTGGGAGGCGACTGCGGTAGCGCCACACAGTGTCCATATGGTGCGCGCAACGCGTCGCCTTGTGGAGGGTGTGCTGGCCTTCTGCACGAAACAGAATGAAGGGGCTATCTTGCTGCCAACGCGTACGGACGCCAGCGACGTGGATTCGCTTAACAGCTGGTTTGGCGGGCAGCTCTGCTGCCTCGCTGAGACCTCGTGTTGTTCGTTGCACCCGGTTCGAGTGCACAGGGATCAACGCGCAGCCTTGCCGGAgcctctcctgctgcttcttcgccTGCTTGTGCAGAGCGCTTCGTGGCGTGGCAACTGTGCAGCCGCTGATGTGAACGGTgcccagcacctccgtcacgtgtgtgccgccgtgctgctgatCGAGCATCTCTTGGAGCGCGCCTCTGCGGATACGCTGGCGCCCTGCATAGACGAAGTCCGCGGCGCTCTGTGGCTGTCGCGGCGCTTCACTTGCGGCGATGAAGGAGCGGGCGACACAGTGCGGCAACCCACACCGACACCACGGCAGGCAGCGTGGCGCCGCTCTCTTTCCTCTTACAAAGACGCTCGCCTAGACGGTGGCACCGCAGCactggcggccgccaccggccGATTCGTCTGCCAGGTGCTTGACGGCTGCCCGCCGTCGATTTcacgcctgctgctgctacccgGGAGCGCACCCCAACTCTTCCCCTCAACGATGGGCGGCCCCGCGACGCCGCTAGATCGGGAGGTACTtgtcgaggaggtggtgctgctcgctcCAGGGATGGCCCTCAGCGccgcgtggcggctgcgtcaCGCTTGCGCTGTCGGTCCCTTGCTCCGCACGTCACCCACGGCGAGCGCACCGGCACTCGAACACGCCGATGCTATGGACGTCGCCGGTGCccgtgacggcgctgcctcgAAATGCTCGGGGGTAGGTGACACGGATTCCGGGGAGCACGGCCTACTCCTGCAACGACGCGATACCCTGGAGCAGGTGTGGAGCCGACtgtgcccctcttccacctgtgcagccgccgccttgcTGCCCGCGTCGTGGCAAGCGTTGTCAAGTCAATTCTTATCCTCCATCCTTTCCCAGGTGGATCCGCCAGCAATCGCGAGAATGGCAGAGGCGACGCTGGGGACGCTGAGGAGACTACCACCGTTGTTGTCGGCAGTCCATCACGAGGAACGCGCGAGGGCGCGCCGAAGTGCGGGAGCAGCGCGTCTCGGGGCAAAGGCCGGAGTGTGTGGAGGAACCCGAGAGGGCGCTGGGGTCGCGCCGTCTCGATCAGCTGTGCTGGCGCTCCAGTGCATGCTCGCGTCGGCTCCAACGGATGCTGCCCGCGCAGAGGcgtcgcaggcgctgctgtcgcgcctCTGCACGGCactgacggcgacggcgagtgCACAATCGGATGAAGAAGACAACGTCGACCTCACAACGGAGAGGGTGCATGGCGCTGGTGTGTGTCTTGTCGTCTTGCTGGCATGTGCCTCGACTTCGTTTCGTGACCAGGCCGCGGCCACACACAATTTCCTGGCAGCGGTCACGTCCCTGGTCGACAGCCGAGGACATCCACAGCACGGTAGgcgagagagcagcgacGTGTATTCAGCGCTGCGTAGCTGGTGGCCGGGGGTGATGGGCAGCATCATGCTTGCACGACACGCGCAGCTTGCTCGGGGGGCATCTCGGTGCGCAGTGCCCGCATCGACGGAGCACGGTA
This genomic window contains:
- the FESODA gene encoding iron superoxide dismutase, translating into MFGRAPMKAATATAAVGFSCLCYHTLPHLRYPAELPTLGFNYKDGIQPVMSPRQLELHYSKHHSAYVDKLNTLGKGYEGKTIEEIILATTGINESKVMFNQAAQHFNHSFFWKCLSPGGKPMPKTLENAIAKQFGSVDDFMVSFQQAGVNNFGSGWTWLCVDPQTKELLIDSTSNAGCPLTSGLRPIFTADVWEHAYYKDFENRRADYLKELWQIVDWEFVCHMYERATK
- a CDS encoding putative mitochondrial associated ribonuclease, giving the protein MAAMASRALISSPSHLLQKFDSCRTIFMCCDIQEKLRNRIPNFQAAVDVSNSMATIHNTLTPKHSTFVVTEQYPKGVGHVAKDITLPEGTPVIEKLQPSMLVPEMMPYIDGDAARGILPVQQAVLWGHETHVCVLQTADELLSRNIRVAVLVDGCASQQQLDHDVAIQEMAGWENLTLTTTISVLLQLSRGDRWIRGALMKVVKPKWADPSRFPSLPADGERPKA